A genome region from Gardnerella vaginalis includes the following:
- the pulA gene encoding type I pullulanase yields the protein MTFTSSTQWPVYSGQLGCSLNEKSTTFTVWAPTASCVTLRLFETGNNSEPFKTRNLKPLRDGAWRTSILQRLDGVYYDFLVTFADGKVNRTSDPWGVASGVNGERSMVVSEERVSPADWHKDKSPEFVRHATVVWETHVEDFSSNPNGGFNPEHRGQYLAFTDSHTTLDGDKHFPTGIDYLKKLGVTHVQLMPIYDFATVDEVAISSARKNGEGVDSLYNWGYDPHAYNVPEGAYSSNPYDGTARIRECKAMIGALHKNGIRVVMDVVYNHMFEAASNVFESVAPGYFCRRKADGSFANGSGCGNEMASDHPMFRRFMIESILHWARCYHVDGFRFDLMGLTDAETLNMIRAELDKLDGGKDILMYGEPWGAGAAAVGDDCPMGDKNGRGHLDSRIGWFSDESRDTLKGNVMDHHDRGYVNGNEFWTADPVRNAFNGWRGMPCAGKSVGQIVQYVSAHDDLTLWDKLCISMRDNASSSDFDASDPNSVADIFSANILSSGIILCSAGMPFMLGGEEFGRTKHGCDNSYNRGVLMNQLDWSRTKQFQPLVEWYSALISLRAKNAEFYDAQHTRLTASDNTVLAEQIGSDLIVCVNPMNDASATIDLPAKSANPWRYVLDSTEYFAKWTGRDSGSCVSMLCDDNGSQRAVHVPPRTFVVLSRKRA from the coding sequence ATGACGTTCACGTCTTCAACACAATGGCCAGTGTACTCGGGTCAGCTTGGATGCTCGCTTAATGAAAAATCAACAACATTCACAGTTTGGGCGCCAACCGCATCATGCGTAACGCTAAGACTTTTTGAAACAGGAAATAACAGCGAGCCGTTCAAAACACGTAATTTAAAGCCATTGCGCGACGGCGCATGGAGAACGTCAATATTGCAAAGGCTAGATGGCGTTTACTACGATTTTCTGGTGACTTTTGCGGATGGAAAAGTCAATCGTACAAGTGACCCGTGGGGTGTTGCTAGTGGCGTAAATGGCGAGCGCAGCATGGTTGTAAGTGAGGAACGCGTTAGCCCAGCTGACTGGCACAAAGATAAGTCGCCAGAGTTTGTACGCCATGCGACGGTTGTTTGGGAAACGCATGTTGAGGACTTTAGCAGCAATCCTAATGGTGGTTTTAATCCAGAACATAGGGGTCAGTATCTTGCTTTTACAGATTCGCATACGACTTTAGATGGCGATAAGCACTTCCCTACTGGAATTGACTATCTTAAAAAACTTGGCGTAACTCACGTTCAACTAATGCCAATCTACGATTTTGCTACTGTGGATGAGGTTGCGATTTCGTCTGCTCGCAAAAACGGTGAGGGTGTGGATTCGCTTTACAATTGGGGCTACGATCCACATGCGTACAATGTGCCGGAGGGTGCTTACTCTAGCAATCCATACGACGGTACGGCAAGAATACGCGAGTGCAAGGCGATGATTGGCGCTTTGCATAAGAATGGTATACGCGTAGTTATGGATGTTGTTTATAACCACATGTTTGAGGCTGCGTCGAATGTGTTTGAAAGTGTAGCTCCAGGCTATTTCTGCAGGCGTAAGGCTGATGGGTCTTTTGCAAATGGTTCTGGCTGCGGCAACGAGATGGCTTCCGATCATCCTATGTTTAGGCGTTTTATGATTGAGTCCATTTTGCATTGGGCGCGCTGCTACCACGTGGATGGCTTTAGATTTGACCTTATGGGCTTAACGGACGCGGAAACGTTGAACATGATTCGCGCAGAGCTAGATAAGCTTGATGGCGGCAAAGATATTCTTATGTACGGCGAGCCGTGGGGCGCGGGCGCTGCAGCTGTTGGCGATGACTGCCCTATGGGTGATAAAAATGGTCGCGGCCACCTTGATTCTAGAATCGGCTGGTTTAGTGATGAGTCTCGTGACACGCTTAAGGGCAATGTTATGGATCATCATGACCGCGGATATGTAAATGGCAATGAGTTTTGGACTGCGGATCCTGTTCGTAACGCGTTTAATGGCTGGCGTGGTATGCCTTGTGCTGGTAAAAGCGTTGGTCAGATTGTGCAGTATGTTTCTGCTCACGATGATTTGACTTTGTGGGATAAACTGTGTATTTCTATGCGCGATAACGCGTCTAGCAGCGATTTTGACGCAAGTGACCCAAACAGCGTTGCAGACATCTTTAGCGCTAATATTCTTAGCTCCGGCATAATTTTGTGTTCTGCTGGAATGCCATTTATGCTTGGCGGCGAAGAGTTTGGTCGCACTAAGCACGGTTGCGATAATTCCTATAATCGCGGTGTGCTTATGAATCAGCTGGATTGGTCTAGAACTAAACAATTCCAGCCGCTTGTAGAGTGGTATAGTGCGCTTATATCGCTTCGCGCTAAGAATGCGGAGTTTTATGATGCTCAGCACACAAGGCTTACTGCGTCTGATAATACTGTTCTTGCGGAGCAGATTGGAAGCGATTTGATTGTGTGCGTAAATCCTATGAATGATGCGTCTGCAACAATTGATTTGCCTGCTAAATCTGCAAACCCGTGGCGCTACGTGTTGGATTCCACTGAGTATTTTGCTAAGTGGACGGGGCGCGACTCTGGCAGCTGCGTTTCTATGCTGTGCGATGATAATGGCTCTCAGCGTGCGGTTCATGTGCCGCCGCGTACATTTGTTGTGTTGAGTCGCAAGCGCGCTTGA